A portion of the Nitratidesulfovibrio termitidis HI1 genome contains these proteins:
- a CDS encoding hybrid sensor histidine kinase/response regulator encodes MSAPPSQRPLLPLLLVDDEEGIRTVLALLLTDMGCAVRTAASGAEALAVVRANPPAVVLTDVRMPGMDGIDLLRAVKAEFPGVEVLVLTGHGDMELAVSSLRHGAGDFLTKPVAPEALEVALDRARQRMALREALRRHTEELEQLVAQRTRELLHAERLAAVGETAAGLAHAIKNVAGGLEGAMFVLEKGLELDRRDYLEQGWRMVRDDVARVRDLAMRLLDMGRAAALAPRPCDPDAPLRDVARLLAPRAAAAGVTLALDAGAGPEPAMLDPDAVHRCLTDLAVNAIEAFEADGGVVGGQNGEQSADDDTNVIRQVLLRSRRVALPDAAGGDAARAGEAGAVSVPGIEYAVEDNGPGFPEQVGQEQAGSAPSDDFAAFVSAKPGGSGVGLMATRKLAREMGGELEFHRASQGHGVRAVLRVRTGEWPGRMP; translated from the coding sequence ATGAGCGCGCCCCCATCCCAACGGCCACTCTTGCCCCTTTTACTTGTGGACGACGAGGAAGGCATCCGCACCGTGCTGGCGCTGCTGCTGACCGACATGGGCTGCGCGGTGCGCACGGCGGCGTCTGGCGCGGAGGCGCTGGCCGTGGTCCGCGCGAACCCGCCCGCCGTGGTGCTGACCGACGTGCGCATGCCCGGCATGGACGGCATCGACCTGTTGCGCGCGGTGAAGGCGGAATTTCCCGGCGTGGAGGTGCTGGTGCTGACCGGGCACGGCGACATGGAGCTTGCCGTGTCCAGTCTGCGCCATGGCGCGGGCGACTTTCTGACCAAGCCGGTGGCCCCGGAGGCGCTGGAAGTGGCGCTGGACCGCGCCCGCCAGCGCATGGCCCTGCGCGAGGCCCTGCGCCGTCATACAGAGGAACTGGAACAACTGGTGGCCCAGCGCACCCGCGAGCTGCTGCACGCCGAACGGCTGGCCGCCGTGGGCGAGACGGCGGCGGGGCTGGCCCATGCCATCAAGAACGTGGCGGGCGGGCTGGAAGGGGCCATGTTCGTGCTGGAAAAAGGGCTGGAACTGGACCGGCGCGACTACCTGGAACAGGGCTGGCGCATGGTGCGCGACGACGTGGCGCGGGTGCGCGATCTGGCCATGCGTTTGCTGGACATGGGCCGGGCAGCGGCGCTTGCCCCGCGCCCGTGCGACCCGGACGCCCCCCTGCGCGACGTGGCCCGGTTGCTGGCCCCACGCGCGGCGGCGGCAGGGGTGACGTTGGCGCTGGACGCCGGGGCCGGGCCGGAACCGGCCATGCTGGACCCGGACGCGGTGCATCGCTGCCTGACGGATCTGGCGGTGAACGCCATCGAGGCGTTCGAGGCGGATGGCGGGGTGGTTGGGGGGCAGAACGGCGAACAATCTGCCGATGACGACACGAACGTCATCCGGCAGGTGCTCCTGCGCAGCCGCCGGGTGGCGTTGCCCGACGCAGCGGGTGGTGATGCCGCACGAGCCGGGGAGGCTGGGGCTGTCAGCGTGCCCGGCATCGAATACGCGGTGGAGGACAACGGCCCTGGTTTTCCTGAACAGGTCGGGCAGGAGCAGGCGGGCAGTGCACCCTCAGACGACTTTGCCGCCTTCGTTTCCGCCAAGCCGGGCGGCAGCGGCGTGGGCCTCATGGCCACGCGCAAGCTGGCCCGCGAGATGGGCGGTGAACTCGAGTTTCACCGTGCATCGCAGGGCCACGGGGTGCGGGCGGTGCTGCGGGTGAGGACCGGAGAGTGGCCGGGGCGGATGCCCTAG
- a CDS encoding type II toxin-antitoxin system RelE/ParE family toxin encodes MIRWAESAADDLVEAVRFIRLDSPEVASSVAARIVAAVESLAALPARGRPGRVAGTRELRLADLPYVIVYAAAGTHDIDVIRVLHTRRAWPPA; translated from the coding sequence GTGATCCGCTGGGCGGAATCCGCTGCTGACGACCTTGTGGAAGCGGTGCGTTTCATCCGGCTGGATTCGCCGGAGGTTGCGTCTTCCGTGGCCGCCCGCATCGTCGCCGCCGTGGAATCGCTGGCCGCGCTGCCCGCGCGGGGCAGGCCGGGTCGCGTTGCGGGCACCCGTGAACTGCGACTCGCCGACCTGCCCTATGTCATCGTGTACGCTGCCGCCGGAACCCACGACATCGACGTCATCCGCGTGCTGCATACCCGCAGGGCGTGGCCGCCAGCCTAG
- a CDS encoding CopG family ribbon-helix-helix protein: protein MKPTSIRLDEATLASIDGMAQALGRSRAWIIQDALAKYLAHETWFHEEVRKGQADLAAGRTVAHGDVRDRLAALGVDPDRAAR from the coding sequence ATGAAGCCCACATCCATCCGGCTTGACGAAGCCACCCTCGCCTCCATCGACGGCATGGCCCAGGCCCTGGGCCGCAGCCGGGCGTGGATCATTCAGGACGCACTGGCCAAGTACCTGGCCCACGAGACATGGTTCCATGAGGAAGTCCGCAAGGGCCAGGCCGACCTCGCCGCCGGGCGCACCGTTGCGCACGGGGACGTCCGCGACCGCCTTGCCGCGCTTGGCGTTGACCCTGACCGGGCCGCCCGGTGA
- a CDS encoding hybrid sensor histidine kinase/response regulator: MGASILLVDDEEGIRTVLGISLADAGYDVTTAASGEEALARFAERRPDIVLTDIKMPGLSGLDLLERLKAADPEVEVIMLTGHGDMDLAIQSLKRDATDFLTKPVNDDMLEVALRRAEERISMRQRLRGYTENLEQMVRDQSARLVEAERQLAALQVMDGIASGIRSLCSALDDGGLFNELPCFVAVHNADLEIVSTNQLYKERLGHRIGSRSWEAYAGRGPGDRLCPVMRVLETGEGFRSNEVLLGRNGQEIPVIVNTAPIYGNDGEVELVLELSVDISEVRRLREDLRLTRERFRQLFDESPCYVAVMDRDFSVVEANRRYREDFGDPTGRRCHDAFAHRLAPCSGCPAGRTFDDGRPHQAETVVTARDGRQVNVLVWTAPLRDAEGAITEVMEMSTDITELRRLQDRLSQLGLLLGSTAHGIKGLLTALDGGVYRLGSGIARGDAARVQDSHQDIRHLVDRLRKMVLDLLYYAKNRELNWEVVVTRAFAEETAALVEAKATERGVRFVRDFVATGPGTGSGTGPGTEATTGAEAGATGDTTDLGTFEGDTGALSSALVNLLENAVEACAADTRKQDHAVTFRVRGTPDEVTFTIIDNGTGMDRETREKLFTLFFSSKGTAGTGIGLFVASQVVRQHGGHIAVASEPGEGSTFTVSLPRRLPDAVRRGDGEEGERHASDA, from the coding sequence ATGGGCGCATCGATCCTGCTGGTGGACGACGAGGAAGGCATCCGCACCGTGCTCGGCATCTCGCTTGCCGACGCGGGGTACGACGTGACCACCGCCGCCAGCGGCGAAGAGGCCCTGGCCCGGTTCGCCGAGCGCAGGCCCGACATCGTGCTCACCGACATCAAGATGCCCGGCCTGTCCGGGCTGGACCTGCTGGAACGCCTGAAGGCCGCCGACCCGGAGGTGGAGGTCATCATGCTGACCGGCCACGGCGACATGGATCTGGCCATCCAGAGCCTGAAGCGCGACGCCACCGACTTTCTCACCAAACCCGTCAACGACGACATGCTGGAAGTGGCCCTGCGCCGCGCCGAGGAACGCATCTCCATGCGCCAGCGCCTGCGCGGGTACACCGAAAACCTGGAGCAGATGGTGCGCGACCAGTCGGCCCGACTGGTGGAGGCGGAACGCCAACTGGCCGCGTTGCAGGTCATGGACGGCATTGCCAGCGGCATCCGTTCACTGTGCAGCGCCCTGGACGACGGCGGACTGTTCAACGAACTGCCCTGCTTCGTGGCCGTGCACAACGCCGACCTCGAAATCGTTTCCACCAACCAGTTGTACAAGGAACGCCTGGGCCACCGCATCGGCAGCCGCAGTTGGGAGGCCTACGCCGGGCGCGGCCCCGGCGACCGGCTGTGCCCGGTGATGCGCGTGCTGGAAACGGGCGAGGGGTTCCGCTCCAACGAGGTACTGCTGGGCAGGAACGGGCAGGAGATACCGGTCATCGTGAACACCGCGCCCATCTACGGCAACGACGGCGAGGTGGAACTGGTGCTGGAGCTTTCGGTGGACATTTCCGAGGTGCGCCGCCTGCGCGAAGACCTGCGCCTGACCCGCGAACGGTTCCGCCAGCTGTTCGACGAATCGCCCTGCTACGTGGCCGTGATGGACCGCGACTTCAGCGTGGTGGAAGCCAACCGCAGATACCGCGAGGATTTCGGCGACCCCACCGGCCGCCGCTGCCACGACGCCTTTGCCCACCGTCTGGCCCCCTGTTCCGGCTGCCCTGCCGGGCGCACCTTTGACGACGGGCGGCCCCATCAGGCGGAAACCGTGGTCACCGCGCGCGACGGGCGGCAGGTCAACGTGCTGGTGTGGACGGCCCCCCTGCGCGACGCCGAGGGCGCCATCACCGAGGTCATGGAGATGTCCACGGACATCACCGAACTGCGCCGTCTGCAGGACCGGCTGTCGCAACTGGGGCTGCTGCTGGGGTCCACGGCGCACGGCATCAAGGGGCTGCTCACCGCGCTGGACGGCGGGGTGTACCGCCTTGGCAGCGGCATCGCGCGCGGCGACGCGGCGCGGGTGCAGGACAGCCATCAGGACATCCGCCACCTGGTGGACCGGTTGCGCAAGATGGTGCTGGACCTTCTGTACTACGCCAAGAACCGCGAACTGAACTGGGAAGTGGTGGTCACCCGCGCCTTTGCCGAAGAAACGGCAGCGCTGGTGGAGGCCAAGGCCACGGAACGCGGGGTGCGCTTTGTGCGCGATTTCGTGGCGACCGGGCCGGGAACCGGATCAGGAACCGGGCCGGGAACGGAAGCGACGACGGGAGCGGAGGCTGGCGCAACCGGCGACACGACCGACCTCGGCACCTTCGAGGGGGACACCGGGGCGCTGTCGTCGGCGCTGGTGAACCTGCTGGAAAACGCCGTGGAAGCCTGTGCGGCGGACACCCGCAAGCAGGACCACGCCGTCACCTTCCGGGTGCGCGGCACGCCGGACGAGGTGACCTTCACCATCATCGACAACGGCACCGGCATGGACCGCGAAACCCGCGAGAAGCTGTTCACCCTGTTCTTCTCGTCCAAGGGCACCGCGGGGACGGGCATCGGCCTGTTCGTGGCCAGCCAGGTGGTACGGCAGCACGGCGGGCACATTGCCGTGGCCTCCGAACCCGGCGAGGGCAGCACCTTCACCGTGTCGCTGCCGCGCCGCCTGCCGGACGCGGTAAGGCGGGGGGATGGGGAGGAAGGGGAACGGCATGCCAGCGACGCATGA
- the divK gene encoding DVU0259 family response regulator domain-containing protein has product MPYKILVVDDDPYIVKYMVDILSDNGYATCSASDGSEALEVLQRERPDLVTLDLEMPNEWGPRFYRKMTKEDAFRDTPVIVISGLSGIHLAIRNAVASLKKPFDPNRLLEIIRETLEKRGELAAEAPVTHQ; this is encoded by the coding sequence ATGCCGTACAAGATACTGGTCGTGGACGACGACCCCTACATCGTGAAGTACATGGTGGATATCCTTTCCGACAACGGGTACGCCACCTGCTCTGCCTCGGACGGCAGCGAGGCGCTGGAGGTGCTGCAGCGCGAGCGGCCCGACCTCGTGACGCTGGACCTGGAAATGCCCAACGAGTGGGGCCCGCGCTTCTACCGCAAGATGACCAAGGAAGACGCCTTTCGCGACACACCGGTCATCGTCATCAGCGGGCTGTCGGGCATCCACCTGGCCATTCGCAACGCCGTGGCGTCGCTGAAAAAGCCCTTCGACCCCAACCGCCTGCTGGAAATCATCCGCGAAACGCTGGAAAAACGCGGGGAACTGGCGGCGGAAGCGCCAGTGACTCACCAGTAG
- a CDS encoding universal stress protein, translating into MFGKILFATSASPACDNAAKVAFELARRNEARLYVFHVLGVPTRGFGQYVRDLKSGEEEVADADYREWVTEELKHVYETQFKEFGPPNAALQLAVGVPHTEILRFARQEGVDLIVMGAHGRDEDAAASRVRSIIGNTMQKVAKSARCPVLIVNRPCNTCWHMFSNIVFSTDFSKPADAAFQFAYKTAREVGAKLYLFHASDLGGSGLYPSQAEIERQLERARKQMQDRYVSKMTDYDNYQVEIWEGTPYVEILKYARDRKADLIVMAHHARDVPAEDAEIGSTVEQVVLRSACPVASVTHEERVA; encoded by the coding sequence ATGTTCGGTAAGATCCTCTTTGCAACGTCGGCCTCGCCGGCATGCGACAACGCGGCCAAGGTGGCCTTCGAACTGGCCCGGCGCAACGAGGCGCGCCTGTACGTCTTCCACGTGCTGGGGGTGCCCACGCGCGGCTTCGGCCAGTACGTGCGCGACCTGAAGTCGGGCGAGGAAGAAGTGGCCGACGCGGACTACCGCGAATGGGTCACCGAGGAACTGAAGCACGTCTACGAGACCCAGTTCAAGGAATTCGGCCCGCCCAACGCCGCGCTGCAACTGGCCGTGGGCGTGCCGCACACCGAAATCCTGCGCTTTGCCCGGCAGGAAGGGGTGGACCTGATCGTCATGGGCGCGCACGGGCGCGACGAGGACGCCGCCGCCTCGCGGGTGCGTTCCATCATCGGCAACACCATGCAGAAGGTGGCCAAGTCCGCCCGCTGTCCGGTGCTGATCGTCAACCGGCCCTGCAACACCTGCTGGCACATGTTCTCGAACATCGTCTTCAGCACCGACTTCTCCAAGCCCGCCGACGCGGCCTTCCAGTTTGCCTACAAGACCGCGCGCGAGGTGGGCGCCAAGCTGTACCTGTTCCACGCCAGCGACCTTGGCGGTTCCGGGCTGTACCCCAGCCAGGCCGAGATCGAACGCCAGTTGGAGCGGGCGCGCAAGCAGATGCAGGACAGGTACGTGAGCAAGATGACCGACTACGACAACTACCAGGTGGAAATCTGGGAAGGCACGCCGTATGTGGAAATCCTGAAGTACGCCCGCGACCGCAAGGCGGACCTCATCGTCATGGCCCACCACGCCAGGGATGTTCCCGCCGAGGACGCGGAAATCGGGTCCACCGTGGAGCAGGTGGTGCTGCGCTCCGCCTGTCCGGTGGCCAGTGTCACCCATGAAGAACGGGTAGCCTAG
- the tmcA gene encoding acidic tetraheme cytochrome c3 TmcA, producing MKAPRSLPQANRMASQLAIVTAILAAALLFLLLPPVAMAPAQEDMKHLAPEALAPQSRPAARFVHDTHNEKARIDECGTCHHGTTEDGRRDATAATSEGTPCADCHSAHGGKSGKGTPLERAYHRQCMGCHKEQGKGPTTCGGCHTKV from the coding sequence ATGAAGGCACCACGTTCCCTGCCGCAGGCAAACCGCATGGCAAGCCAACTGGCGATCGTGACCGCGATCCTGGCCGCCGCGCTGCTGTTCCTGCTGTTGCCGCCCGTGGCCATGGCCCCGGCGCAGGAAGACATGAAGCACCTGGCCCCGGAAGCCCTGGCCCCGCAGTCGCGCCCCGCCGCCCGGTTCGTGCACGACACGCACAACGAAAAGGCCAGGATCGACGAATGCGGCACCTGCCACCACGGCACCACCGAGGACGGACGGCGCGACGCCACGGCCGCCACGTCCGAGGGCACCCCCTGCGCCGACTGTCATTCCGCGCATGGCGGCAAAAGCGGCAAGGGCACCCCGCTGGAACGCGCCTACCACCGCCAGTGCATGGGCTGCCACAAGGAACAGGGCAAGGGCCCCACCACCTGCGGCGGCTGCCACACCAAGGTCTGA
- the tmcB gene encoding electron transfer complex ferredoxin TmcB: MSATEFSGIAERRIEDANLVRGVAALTRERIERVVKAVTRGEAGARLAVYHETCMRCGMCADACHYCISHDGDPTYSPVGKMEQTMWKLLRTGGKVDPDDIYGMAQIAYTECNLCRRCVHYCPVGIDTGYVMSLVRRICHRLGVVPLYIQDTAHSHSGTMNQMWVKEDEWMDSLVWQEDEARSEIPALRIPFDKEGADFMYSVIAPEPKFRTQLIYQAAVIFDQAGVDWTMPSSPGWDNSDMCMFTGDYEMMGRLKRCHFELAQKLKVKRIVMGECGHAFRSVYDVGNRWLGWKNHPVPIVHSVEFFWELLTEGKIKLAKKFDEPVTIHDPCNIIRGRGLMDKLREVTHALCSNVVEMSPTREHNLCCCAGGGVINCGPPFKGVRLAGNKAKADQLAATGVHTVVAPCHNCHGGLEDIINHYKLGMHTKFLGDLIYDCMEKPGAA, from the coding sequence ATGAGCGCAACGGAATTCTCGGGCATCGCGGAACGCCGCATAGAAGACGCCAACCTCGTGCGGGGCGTGGCCGCCCTGACGCGCGAACGCATCGAACGCGTGGTCAAGGCGGTGACCAGGGGCGAGGCCGGGGCGCGCCTGGCCGTCTACCATGAAACCTGCATGCGCTGCGGCATGTGCGCCGACGCCTGCCACTACTGCATCTCGCACGACGGCGACCCCACCTATTCGCCCGTGGGCAAGATGGAACAGACCATGTGGAAGCTGCTGCGCACCGGCGGCAAGGTGGACCCGGACGACATCTACGGCATGGCCCAGATCGCCTACACGGAATGCAACCTGTGCCGCCGCTGCGTGCACTACTGTCCCGTGGGCATCGACACCGGCTACGTCATGAGCCTGGTGCGGCGCATCTGCCATCGCCTGGGCGTGGTGCCGCTGTACATCCAGGATACCGCGCACAGCCACTCCGGCACCATGAACCAGATGTGGGTCAAGGAAGACGAGTGGATGGACAGCCTGGTGTGGCAGGAAGACGAGGCGCGCAGCGAAATTCCCGCGTTGCGCATCCCCTTCGACAAGGAAGGGGCGGACTTCATGTACTCGGTCATCGCGCCGGAACCCAAGTTCCGCACCCAGCTCATCTACCAGGCGGCGGTGATCTTCGACCAGGCCGGGGTGGACTGGACCATGCCCTCGTCCCCCGGCTGGGACAACAGCGACATGTGCATGTTCACGGGCGACTACGAAATGATGGGGCGACTGAAGCGCTGCCACTTCGAACTGGCCCAGAAGCTGAAGGTCAAGCGCATCGTCATGGGGGAATGCGGGCACGCCTTCCGGTCCGTGTATGACGTGGGCAACCGCTGGCTGGGCTGGAAGAACCACCCCGTGCCCATCGTGCATTCCGTGGAATTTTTCTGGGAACTGCTGACCGAGGGCAAGATAAAGCTGGCCAAGAAGTTCGACGAGCCGGTGACCATCCACGACCCGTGCAACATCATCCGGGGGCGCGGCCTGATGGACAAGCTGCGCGAGGTCACCCACGCCCTGTGTTCCAACGTGGTGGAAATGTCCCCCACGCGAGAACACAACCTGTGCTGCTGCGCGGGCGGCGGGGTGATCAACTGCGGCCCGCCCTTCAAGGGCGTGCGCCTGGCGGGCAACAAGGCCAAGGCCGACCAGCTTGCCGCCACGGGCGTGCACACGGTGGTTGCCCCCTGCCACAACTGCCACGGCGGGCTCGAAGACATCATCAACCACTACAAGCTCGGCATGCACACCAAGTTCCTGGGCGACCTGATCTACGACTGCATGGAAAAGCCCGGCGCCGCGTAG
- the tmcC gene encoding TmcC family electron transfer complex membrane anchor subunit translates to MQQLYNFAVGPLAWVAWAVFLGGSAWRLASMWALARKKDMNAVAYMDVRFAARSMAHWATPFATLGWRANPAVTVATFAFHTALGLLLLFAPGHAVLWDYAFGVNVWSLPEGIADTLTVLVILLCGFFAWRRLQLPTVRFVTRPMDWLVLALVAVPCITAFLAKQQIGDNLLLSTLHVLSGEATLMALPFTRLSHAIFSPFTRAYMGSEFGGVRHCPDW, encoded by the coding sequence ATGCAGCAACTGTACAATTTCGCCGTGGGGCCCCTGGCCTGGGTTGCCTGGGCCGTGTTTCTGGGCGGGTCGGCCTGGCGCCTGGCCTCCATGTGGGCGCTGGCCCGCAAGAAGGACATGAATGCCGTTGCCTACATGGATGTGCGCTTCGCCGCGCGCTCCATGGCGCACTGGGCGACCCCCTTCGCCACCCTGGGCTGGCGGGCCAACCCGGCCGTCACCGTGGCCACCTTCGCCTTTCACACCGCGCTTGGCCTGCTGCTGCTCTTTGCGCCGGGGCACGCGGTACTGTGGGATTACGCCTTCGGCGTCAATGTCTGGTCGTTACCCGAAGGTATCGCCGACACCCTGACCGTGCTGGTCATCCTGCTGTGCGGGTTCTTCGCGTGGCGCAGGCTTCAGTTGCCCACGGTCCGCTTCGTCACCCGGCCCATGGACTGGCTGGTGCTGGCGCTGGTGGCCGTGCCGTGCATCACCGCCTTCCTGGCCAAGCAGCAGATCGGCGACAACCTGCTGCTGTCCACCCTGCACGTGCTGTCGGGCGAGGCCACGCTGATGGCCCTGCCCTTCACCCGGCTGTCGCACGCCATCTTCTCGCCCTTCACCAGGGCCTACATGGGCTCGGAGTTCGGCGGGGTGCGCCACTGCCCCGACTGGTAG